A window of the Zeugodacus cucurbitae isolate PBARC_wt_2022May chromosome 2, idZeuCucr1.2, whole genome shotgun sequence genome harbors these coding sequences:
- the LOC105217779 gene encoding probable ubiquitin carboxyl-terminal hydrolase FAF isoform X1 yields MTFDTRGRQTGGGGGSTGNDNSNVGTANTNSNLNSNSGTTLGNTTGGGSGGGVNNGTAEQPTPSAVNPDANALCGEATTNNAVVDNITPEKLISSFPTLKLRSLTQKISNPRWVVPVLPEQELEVLLNAAIALTAAGVDHDCEPCVEFYRNALTTSFSKILTDEAVNSWKYNIHHCILLSCGKLLHLIAIHMPRDNPYLLDLLAMVFDPENKFNTFNAARQPSCFAAPEFLWGVLDANKMFAKPPPEPKNPRGWLVDLINRFGQLGGFDNLLERFNCGLQLLKKNQEQSGLESSGSGLDLSSKTSKSSQASDDSQDNKLTLALIFSLLRPFGQCSELLTPATIAKYFMPIWNVVLDLLDSFSDDELKREAKPEGRNDYINGIVKSARLLASRLPGQEDLIRDLEMFRLKMILRLLQVSSFNGKMNALNEINKVLSSVSYYSHRTQQLQHCLPDDEMDWLTAERMANWIKDSDVLGIVLKDSLHQPQYVEKLEKIIRFLIKEHALTLEDLDAVWRAQAGKHEAIVKNVHDLLAKLAWDFTPEQLDHLFESFQTSMTNANKRQRERLLELIRRLAEDDKNGVMAQKVLKLFWTLAHSQEIQPDVLDQALVAHVKILDYSCSQERDAQKIVWLDKCVQELKSGDIWVLPALRLIREICCLYDSLPSHAPRTQQTLNRQQVIERLQNDYTLVILVTNSLTTYMDKIRTMIAEIPNVEPSTLCIDGRYPHNMQIQERLDFLKFLLKDGQLWLCAEQAKQIWHCLAVNAVFPSDREECFRWFGKLMGEEPDLDPGINKDFFENNILQLDPQLLTESGIKCFERFFKAVNSKEDKLKAIHRGYILDNEDLIGKDYLWRVITTGGEEIANKAIDLLKEVSTALGPRLQESICDFHEMFIAECCERLRTHYSNIIILGKTIGSNSSNDPSQADADSKDIKDRFIEAEKMCRIIKVLQEYIKECDRSFNGDRYLLPLSRVTRGKNTSLYIRFQNPGRPIDDIEVTTHSNETVASFKRNLLKRIKGSSPANIKVDLFYNNGELIEISDEINPLYQYAIRDKMILTAKLTPVGPGLASSPDSSSDSSTGSPPRPCPDMQRVESESTLPGVIIAQNYKYTEFFLKLYQLGSDLDHGRLRESAKSLLHLLPCDWHTVKMLQTMCRVQGQLQGGVSDVVSAAVTVEAGIGTSAIPSGVVKEEEAETVGVGNGSVIVQNTTTFDGDQINLQECTPEMLFLHGSPAQVLYNLGVLNGLLIPALDPYGEAAMQVQSAWLHSGCAHFILELLTKNNFLPNADMHTKRAAFHCVLHLARLFLYTVGYVLSRVGDEPMLRDFDVGARSQVEILKQILNSIPNNSESTMRAISTKLAENLAAEMLSASAEGERCRILFSSTLQWSCPDIATIKAVIQLAWSSSCGNLQALGNKNDFANDITMPDAQDFAMCKEALEVLTISLVLNPSANEALNNDPIWPKFITSLILKNPSRHVRQIAADQLFLSCTYCAGDRRPFAYMVNLLVNSLKTLVPQYEATCADFFQLLCRTLSYGSVCNWPLNIGDGLLTEEINWLQKIRENVIHTGDIQVHEDLLEGHLCLAKELMFFLSPETKSQLTELIDEIIDIFLFPASREYLHLRKFNKLQNPTSPPPVCRSPHTIAAACDFLIALCQNCVPNMKLLTNTLIDFVCTDTDPLREWDFLPPVGPRPVKGFCGLKNAGATCYMNSVLQQLYMVPSIRVGILKADGASTIENEDFSGETDVASINSALFSSPGNGEDNGSGTDVRKNYHVVILKYVQAIFAHLGHSSLQYYVPRGLWAYFKLQGEPVNLREQQDAVEFFMSLFESLDEGLKALGHTQLMNATLGGSFSDQKICQECPHRYSKEEPFSVFSVDIRNHSSLTESLEQYVKGELLEGADAYHCDKCDKKVVTIKRLCVKKLPPVLAIQLKRFEYDYERVCAIKFNDYFEFPRVLDMEPYTVSGLAKLEGEVIEVGDNCQSNGETTKYELSGIVVHSGQASGGHYFSYILSKNPSTGKEQWYKFDDGEVSECKMHEDEELKAQCFGGDYMGEIYDNNLKRMQYRRQKRWWNAYMLFYTRCDQKPIQFEPCVEQLSLAESRNFVLPLPKPIERSVRHQNVRFLHSKSIFSVEFFNFIKKLVSCSIPSTRPDKMTPAAEELSLLGVQLASQFLFHTGFRTKKSLRGPVIEWYDTLSHHIRFSSLVRKWFAANALLNPSSRLGEYILMAPSPEVRTVFVKLVVFFCHFAIADEPLAGYEGSNLCEQILVSVLDLLKCEAVDYGKHLPHYFSLFSMYVGLGIPEKQQLLKLNVPFIFMQVALDEGPGPSIKYQYPELNKLHQVVSQLIRCSDISDKCQNSNQNAQPLENPFKDSNIRREELVPLSPECADILFNRTGYIKKLIEDTAVGEEGIKLLQYCSWENPHFSRAVLTELLWQCGFAYCHDMRHHTELLLHILLIEDSWQNHRIHNALNGVAEEREGLLETIQRTKTHYQKRAYQIIKCLTQLFHKSQVALQMLNSNASIARHWTMAVEWLQDELERQRSCQYNSYSWSPPAQSNDNTNGYMLERSQSAKNTCTMAYELCPEEEQEETNESDIEPTDESQRQQQQQQQQQQQITQTLQAPVAGDTLTSDTVVPASPAHKPFMVGPVNSSSTAGYWTATNSFAADSHTTTTTTTATTSSGGVLTAINSTEQQQQQQQANTDANINGLTSSVKQLTLSPKTSTSGGIGETTTTTVTTTMMTGQDIENPKHAALTAQQQQTMAIMSPAFIQLQQHQSQPTAVVPLAALTAATSTNTTTTTTISISLPVNTIIATATTTTPATACIAPTTSTLINTLTAVAATKATTKLENGDNITAAAATTTTTALNEQQSIT; encoded by the exons ATGACGTTTGATACACGCGGTCGCCAGACAGGCGGGGGAGGTGGAAGTACCGGTAACGATAATTCCAATGTGGGTACGGCAAATACAAATAGCAATTTAAATAGTAATAGTGGCACAACCCTTGGGAATACTACTGGTGGTGGCAGTGGCGGAGGTGTGAACAATGGCACCGCAGAACAACCTACACCTTCTGCAGTTAATCCGGACGCAAATGCACTGTGTGGAGAGGCAACCACCAATAACGCTGTTGTGGACAACAT AACGCCCGAAAAACTGATTTCATCGTTTCCTACGTTAAAATTGCGTTCATTAACACAAAAGATCTCAAATCCACGTTGGGTAGTACCGGTACTGCCCGAACAGGAGTTGGAAGTATTGCTTAACGCAGCAATTGCGCTTACAGCTGCAG GTGTGGATCATGATTGCGAACCATGCGTTGAATTCTATCGCAATGCGCTTACTACTTCCTTTTCGAAAATCCTTACCGACGAGGCGGTTAATTCATGGAAATACAATATTCATCATTGCATTTTATTGTCCTGCGGCAAGTTACTACATTTAATTGCCATACATATGCCGCGTGATAATCCCTATTTATTGGATTTGCTAGCAATGGTATTTGATCCGGAGAATAAGTTTAACACATTTAACGCAGCACGTCAACCCAGCTGCTTTGCTGCACCAGAATTCCTTTGGGGCGTATTAGACGCTAATAAAATGTTTGCCAAACCACCACCCGAGCCTAAAAATCCACGTGGCTGGCTTGTTGATTTAATCAATCGTTTCGGTCAGTTAGGTGGTTTCGACAATCTGCTGGAACGTTTTAATTGTGGTTTGCAGTTGTTAAAAAAGAATCAAGAGCAAAGTGGACTCGAGTCGTCGGGATCCGGCCTGGATTTAAGTAGCAAGACCAGCAAATCGTCGCAGGCGTCCGACGATAGTCAGGATAATAAATTAACACTGGCTTTGATATTTAGTTTACTACGTCCATTCGGACAGTGCAGTGAACTACTAACACCTGCTACTATTGCCAAATACTTTATGCCAATTTGGAATGTGGTACTGGACCTATTAGATAGTTTCTCCGATGATGAATTGAAACGCGAAGCGAAACCAGAGGGACGAAACGACTACATTAACGGCATTGTTAAGTCGGCACGTTTGTTGGCAAGTCGTTTGCCAGGACAGGAGGATTTGATACGAGATCTGGAAATGTTTCGGTTGAAAATGATACTACGTCTATTACAAGTATCTAGTTTCaatggcaaaatgaatgcacTAAACGAAATAAACAAGGTGCTTAGCTCCGTTTCATATTATTCACATCGCACGCAGCAATTACAACACTGTTTGCCCGACGATGAAATGGACTGGTTGACGGCGGAACGAATGGCT AACTGGATTAAGGACTCTGATGTACTGGGCATTGTTCTGAAAGATTCACTGCATCAACCGCAATATGTGGAGAAGTTGGAGAAGATCATACGCTTTCTGATTAAAGAGCATGCATTGACGCTCGAGGATTTAGATGCAGTTTGGCGTGCACAAGCGGGTAAACATGAGGCGATTGTTAAGAATGTGCACGATCTTTTGGCGAAATTGGCTTGGGATTTTACACCCGAACAACTGGATCATCTGTTCGAATCCTTTCAg ACCAGCATGACAAACGCTAATAAGCGTCAACGTGAGCGACTGCTCGAATTGATCAGACGCCTAGCCGAAGACGATAAAAATGGGGTAATGGCACAAAaagttttgaaacttttttggaCGCTGGCACATAGTCAGGAAATACAACCAGATGTATTGGATCAAGCTTTAGTGGCACATGTGAAAATCTTAGACTACAGCTGTTCGCAGGAGCGTGACGcgcaaaaaatagtttggttgGATAAATGTGTACAAGAATTGAAGAGTGGTGATATTTGGGTGTTGCCCGCCTTACGTTTAATACGTGAAATCTGCTGCCTATATGATTCTTTGCCCAGTCATGCACCGCGTACACAGCAAACACTTAATCGTCAACAAGTTATCGAGCGTTTGCAAAACGACTATACTCTGGTGATTCTGGTGACGAATAGTTTAACAACGTATATGGATAAAATACGCACGATGATCGCTGAGATACCGAATGTGGAGCCGAGTACATTATGTATCGATGGAAGATATCCGCATAATATGCAAATACAAGAGCGCTTAGATTTTCTGAAGTTTTTGCTGAAGGATGGACAGTTGTGGTTATGTGCCGAACAG GCTAAGCAAATATGGCACTGCCTGGCCGTGAATGCAGTATTTCCAAGTGATCGTGAAGAATGTTTTCGTTGGTTTGGTAAATTAATGGGCGAAGAACCCGATCTGGATCCAGGCATAAATAAAGACTTCTTCGAAAACAACATTTTACAACTCGATCCGCAATTGTTAACGGAGAGTGGCATAAAATGTTTCGAACGCTTCTTCAAAGCGGTCAACTCCAAAGAGGATAAATTGAAAGCAATACATCGCGGTTATATACTTGACAATGAGGATCTCATTGGCAAGGATTATTTGTGGCGTGTAATAACCACAGGTGGTGAAGAAATCGCCAATAAGGCTATTGATCTGCTTAAAGAGGTTTCAACAGCGCTGGGGCCGCGCTTACAGGAGAGTATTTGTGATTTTCATGAAATGTTCATTGCCGAATGCTGTGAACGACTACGTACACATTAtagtaatataattattttgggTAAAACGATCGGCAGTAACAGTTCAAATGATCCTAGTCAAGCCGATGCCGATTCGAAGGATATAAAGGATCGTTTTATTGAAGCTGAGAAAATGTGCCGTATTATCAAAGTATTGCAAGAGTATATAAAAGAATGTGATCGTTCATttaatggcgatcgctatctaTTGCCTCTCAGTCGGGTGACACGCGGCAAGAATACTAGTCTCTATATACGCTTTCAAAATCCCGGCCGGCCCATTGATGACATCGAAGTGACGACACACAGTAACGAAACGGTCGCCTCATTCaaacgcaatttattgaaacgCATTAAAGGCAGTTCGCCAGCCAACATTAAAGtcgatttattttacaataatggTGAACTTATTGAGATTAGCGATGAGATCAATCCACTGTATCAGTATGCCATACGCGATAAAATGATACTCACAGCAAAGTTGACACCAGTCGGTCCAGGGCTGGCTAGTAGCCCCGATTCGTCGAGCGATTCCAGCACCGGCTCACCGCCACGACCCTGTCCCGACATGCAACGCGTCGAGTCGGAGAGCACGTTGCCCGGTGTGATCATCGCACAGAATTACAAATATACCGAGTTTTTTCTGAAGCTCTACCAACTGGGCAGCGATTTGGATCATGGCCGTTTGCGTGAGAGCGCGAAAtcgttgttgcatttgttgccgTGCGATTGGCACACCGTAAAGATGCTGCAAACCATGTGCCGCGTACAAGGTCAGCTGCAGGGCGGCGTTAGCGACGTTGTTAGTGCTGCAGTGACGGTAGAAGCGGGCATTGGCACCAGCGCCATACCAAGTGGCGTTGTTAAAGAAGAAGAGGCTGAAACGGTGGGCGTAGGCAATGGCAGCGTTATTGTGCAAAATACAACCACCTTTGATGGTGATCAG aTTAATCTGCAGGAATGCACGCCTGAGATGCTATTTCTGCATGGCTCACCCGCGCAGGTGCTATACAATTTGGGCGTTTTGAATGGTCTGCTGATACCGGCTTTAGATCCCTACGGCGAGGCGGCAATGCAAGTACAATCGGCCTGGCTACATTCGGGCTGTGCACATTTCATATTGGAGTTGTTAACCAAAAACAATTTCTTACCCAATGCCGATATGCATACCAAACGTGCGGCATTTCACTGTGTGCTACACCTGGCACGATTGTTCCTCTACACTGTGGGCTATGTGCTGTCGCGAGTCGGCGACGAGCCGATGTTACGTGACTTCGATGTAGGCGCACGTTCACAAGTTGAAATACTTAAGCAAATACTGAATTCGATACCGAACAACTCGGAAAGCACCATGCGCGCCATCTCCACAAAATTGGCTGAAAATTTAGCCGCGGAAATGCTTTCCGCCAGCGCCGAAGGAGAACGCTGTCGCATATTATTCAGCTCGACACTGCAGTGGTCCTGCCCAGATATAGCTACCATTAAGGCTGTCATCCAATTGGCTTGGTCATCATCGTGTGGCAATCTGCAAGCGTTGGGTAATAAAAATGACTTTGCTAATGACATCACAATGCCGGATGCCCAGGATTTTGCCATGTGTAAAGAGGCTCTCGAAGTGCTAACCATTTCATTGGTACTTAATCCGAGCGCTAACGAAGCGTTAAACAACGATCCCATTTGGCCGAAATTCATTACATCGCTTATATTGAAGAATCCATCGCGTCACGTGCGTCAGATAGCCGCCGATCAGTTGTTCCTTTCGTGCACTTACTGTGCCGGCGATCGACGACCATTCGCTTATATGGTTAATCTGCTGGTGAATTCACTAAAAACGCTAGTGCCACAATACGAGGCAACATGTGCCGATTTCTTTCAACTGCTCTGTCGCACACTCTCATATGGCAGTGTGTGCAATTGGCCGCTCAACATTGGTGATGGCTTGCTAACCGAGGAGATCAATTGGTTGCAGAAGATACGTGAAAATGTTATACATACCGGTGACATACAAGTACATGAAGATCTATTGGAGGGTCATTTGTGTTTGGCCAAAGAGTTGATGTTCTTCTTGTCGCCAGAGACAAAGTCCCAACTTACCGAACTGATCGACGAGATTATTGACATTTTCCTCTTTCCGGCTTCACGTGAATACCTGCACTTACGTAAGTTCAACAAATTGCAAAATCCAACATCACCGCCACCCGTTTGCCGTAGTCCCCACACCATAGCGGCGGCTTGCGATTTCTTGATAGCACTTTGCCAGAATTGTGTTCCTAATATGAAATTGCTGACCAATACGCTGATCGATTTCGTATGTACCGATACGGACCCGTTGCGTGAGTGGGACTTTCTGCCGCCGGTTGGTCCACGACCCGTTAAAGGTTTTTGTGGTTTGAAGAATGCCGGCGCCACGTGCTACATGAATTCAGTGTTACAACAATTGTATATGGTGCCATCCATACGTGTCGGCATATTGAAGGCCGACGGTGCTTCTACAATTGAGAATGAAGATTTCAGCGGCGAAACAGATGTGGCTAGTATAAATAGTGCGCTGTTTTCCAGTCCCGGTAACGGTGAAGATAATGGCAGCGGTACTGATGTGCGAAAGAACTATCATGTAGTCATATTGAAATATGTGCAGGCGATATTTGCCCATCTGGGTCACAGTTCGTTGCAGTATTATGTGCCACGCGGCTTGTGGGCATATTTTAA GTTACAAGGTGAACCCGTTAACTTACGCGAACAACAAGATGCAGTTGAATTCTTTATGTCGCTCTTCGAGAGTCTGGATGAAGGTCTCAAGGCATTGGGCCATACGCAATTGATGAATGCCACATTGGGTGGCTCGTTTAGCGATCAGAAGATTTGCCAGGAATGCCCACATCGCTATTCCAAGGAGGAGCCGTTCAGTGTGTTCAGTGTGGATATACGAAATCATAGCTCATTAACAGAATCGCTTGAGCAGTATGTCAAAGGTGAACTGTTAGAGGGCGCTGATGCATACCATTGtgataaatgtgataaaaaa GTAGTTACAATTAAGCGGTTGTGTGTGAAAAAACTTCCGCCTGTGTTAGCAATTCAATTAAAACGTTTCGAATACGATTACGAGCGCGTTTGCGccattaaatttaatgattaCTTTGAGTTCCCACGTGTTCTTGATATGGAACCGTATACAG TTTCGGGCTTAGCCAAATTGGAGGGTGAAGTCATTGAGGTGGGCGATAATTGCCAATCGAATGgcgaaacaacaaaatatgagtTGAGTGGCATTGTGGTACATAGCGGACAGGCCTCCGGTGGCCATTACTTTAGTTACATACTTTCTAA AAATCCCTCCACTGGCAAGGAACAATGGTATAAATTCGACGATGGCGAAGTGAGTGAATGTAAAATGCACGAGGATGAAGAACTGAAAGCGCAATGCTTCGGTGGTGATTACATGGGCGAAATATACGATAACAATTTGAAGCGCATGCAATACCGGCGACAGAAGCGTTGGTGGAATGCATATATGCTCTTCTATACACGTTGCGATCAAAAACCCATACAATTCGAACCCTGTGTAGAGCAATTGTCATTGGCCGAAAGTCGTAATTTCGTTTTACCGCTGCCAAAGCCAATCGAACGTAGCGTGCG TCACCAAAATGTACGATTTCTGCACTCGAAGAGTATTTTCTCGGTggaattctttaattttattaagaaattagTTAGTTGTAGTATACCATCAACACGTCCGGACAAAATG ACACCAGCTGCTGAGGAGCTTTCATTGCTAGGCGTTCAACTAGCATCGCAATTCTTATTTCACACCGGTTTTCGAACGAAAAAATCGCTGCGAGGACCAGTTATCGAGTG GTACGACACATTGTCACATCACATACGGTTTTCTTCGCTTGTGCGCAAATGGTTCGCCGCCAATGCTCTACTCAATCCATCATCCCGTTTGGGTGAATATATATTGATGGCACCTTCGCCGGAAGTGCGAACTGTATTTGTCAAATTGGTGGTTTTCTTCTGTCACTTTGCCATAGCCGACGAGCCGCTGGCTGGCTATGAAGGCAGCAATTTGTGTGAACAGATTTTAGTAAGCGTTTTGGATTTGTTGAAGTGTGAAGCCGTCGATTATGGCAAACATTTGCCGCATTACTTTAGTCTGTTTAGTATGTATGTGGGCTTGGGCATACCAGAGAAGCAGCAATTATTGAAG TTGAATGTGCCGTTCATATTCATGCAAGTCGCTTTGGACGAGGGTCCCGGTCCATCGATAAAATATCAATATCCCGAACTGAACAAACTGCATCAGGTGGTTTCGCAGTTAATACGTTGCAGCGATATTTCTGATAAATGCCAGAATTCGAATCAAAATGCACAACCACTTGAGAATCCATTTAAGGATTCAAATATTAGGCGTGAAGAATTGGTGCCATTATCTCCAGAATGTGCTGACATTCTATTCAATCGAACGGG CTATATTAAGAAACTTATAGAGGACACAGCTGTTGGTGAGGAAGGCATAAAATTGCTGCAGTATTGCAGCTGGGAGAATCCACATTTCTCACGTGCTGTGTTAACCGAACTGTTGTGGCAATGCGGTTTCGCCTATTGTCACGATATGCGTCATCATACCGAATTATTGTTGCATATATTGCTAATCGAAGATTCGTGGCAAAATCATCGTATACATAATGCACTCAACGGTGTGGCGGAGGAGCGTGAAGGCCTGCTGGAGACGATACAGCGCACAAAGACGCATTACCAAAAGCGCGCATACCAAATAATCAAATGCCTTACACAACTATTCCACAAATCGCAAGTGGCCCTACAGATGCTTAATTCGAATGCCAGTATTGCACGACATTGGACCATGGCAGTGGAATGGTTGCAAGATGAATTGGAGCGACAACGTAGCTGCCAATACAATTCGTACTCATGGTCACCACCGGCCCAGAGCAATGACAACACAAACGGCTATATGCTGGAACGTTCACAATCTGCTAAGAATACGTGCACTATGGCGTATGAGTTATGCCCCGAAGAG GAACAAGAGGAGACCAATGAGTCGGACATAGAGCCGACCGATGAGTCAcagcgacagcagcagcaacaacaacagcagcagcaacaaattaCACAGACGCTGCAAGCACCCGTTGCGGGTGATACGTTAACAAGTGATACAGTAGTACCCGCTAGTCCAGCACACAAACCGTTTATGGTGGGACCGGTGAATAGCAGCAGTACTGCTGGTTATTGGACTGCTACGAATTCATTTGCGGCTGATagtcatacaacaacaactacaactacagccACCACTAGTAGTGGTGGTGTATTGACTGCGATAAATAGCacggaacaacaacagcaacaacaacaagctaacACAGATGCAAACATAAACGGTTTGACATCCAGTGTGAAACAGCTGACGCTATCCCCAAAAACG TCCACCAGCGGCGGCATTGGTGAGACGACAACGACTACAGTGACGACGACGATGATGACTGGCCAAGACATCGAAAACCCCAAACACGCAGCGCTGacagcacagcagcagcagacaATGGCAATAATGTCGCCTGCATtcatacaactacaacaacatcaatCACAACCAACGGCTGTAGTTCCATTAGCTGCACTAACGGCAGCCACATCAAcaaataccacaacaacaacaacgatttcAATCAGTTTGCCTGTAAATACAataattgcaacagcaacaaccacaacaccgGCTACAGCCTGCATTGCACCAACAACAAGCACACTAATCAACACACTCacagcagtagcagcaacaaaagcaacaaccaaATTGGAGAATGGCGATAatataacagcagcagcagcaacaacaacaacaacagcactcaATGAACAACAATCGATAACGTAG